One window of the Dendropsophus ebraccatus isolate aDenEbr1 chromosome 12, aDenEbr1.pat, whole genome shotgun sequence genome contains the following:
- the RER1 gene encoding protein RER1 — protein MSEGDSIGESVHGKSSLMYRFFTRLGQIYQSWLDKSTPYTAVRWLMTLGLSGLYMIRVYILQGWYIVTYALGIYHLNLFIAFLSPKVDPSLMEDSDEGPALPTKQNEEFRPFIRRLPEFKFWHSATKGIVVAMVCTFFDAFNVPVFWPILVMYFIMLFCITMKRQIKHMIKYRYIPFTHGKRKYKGKEETGKPFSS, from the exons ATGTCTGAGGGAGACAGTATCGGAGAATCAGTACATGGCAAGTCCTCGCTGATGTATCGCTTCTTCACAAGGCTAGGGCAG ATTTACCAGTCATGGCTAGACAAATCCACACCTTACACAGCGGTACGATGGCTGATGACCCTTGGCTTAAGCGGACTCTACATGATAAGagtttatatactacag ggttgGTATATAGTAACGTATGCCTTGGGTATCTACCATCTAAATCTCTTCATAGCATTCTTATCGCCGAAGGTAGACCCGTCCTTAATGGAAGACTCAG ATGAGGGGCCTGCATTACCCACAAAACAGAATGAAGAGTTTCGTCCGTTCATCCGGAGGCTGCCAGAATTTAAGTTTTG GCATTCAGCTACTAAAGGGATCGTTGTGGCGATGGTGTGCACCTTCTTTGACGCATTCAATGTCCCTGTATTTTGGCCTATCCTGGTCATGTATTTTATCATGCTGTTCTGCATTACTATGAAGAGACAAATAAAG CACATGATTAAATACAGATACATCCCATTCACACACGGCAAGcggaaatacaaaggaaaggaGGAAACCGGGAAGCCATTTTCCAGTTAA